CAGGTCCTTGGTTGTGATGTTGTGGTTCAAAATCAGATTTATGTCCCCAAGTGCATACATACATGCAATGTTACTCtggttttatgcagctctcgcaatgtacttacacagaaaataaataacagaataaaagaatacaataataaaaataaaagtaaaatgtcTATAAGCAAGTAtggaagttgtaaacaatacaaatagtgcaaggaaataaatactggactggatacatggactggatgattatgtacagtatgtacatgtggagatatctatatactgtatgtacagtgagtAGGATTCATTTATAGTGACcggtatgtacatattacaatatgtatgaaaaaaatgtgcattaaagactgtatattataatctaaaaatgtgtaaaaatgtgcACTGTTGACTGTAAAttacaatctaaaaatatgcaaaaatgtgcattaacgACTGACTAATCTATAACATCAGTAGTGGATATTTGGTGTTAAAGGGTTATTATCGTGTATTGGAATTTAAAGCACTTATAGGCTTCTACAGGTTGTTAAGCATGGTCCATACATTTTCAAAGGTATAGGCTACTAGTTATGTAATGATTAAAGCTACAAGTAATGGTTATTTCACAcatttctcaattaatcaaataattgtttggtccataaaatatcagaaaaatgtgaggaaaaaaaggccatcacaagttcccagagcccaaaaTGATATCTCCACATTGACAGTAGTAaaggcagcaaatcctcacatttgagaagctgaaaccacaCAATGTTTGACATGTTTGCTTGTAAAATTACTTAAAAACGATTGATAAATTATCAAAAAAAGTTGCCTTAATTTTCTGccaatcgactaattgtttcatttgatatatttattgtCCAAACATCTAAGTTATTTTTTGAGTTTTCACTATCCAAAGATAAGAAAGAGCtaaaacaaaaaccaaagtgatactttggtttttgtttagtttgagGTGAACTCTGAAACAGCAGCATGCGAGAATCAAAGTGTCATGAAAGCTGAGGagctgtgacatcaccacgGATCACCTGAACATTTGTTTCTTCCCTGTGATTTCCACCAGTTTAGAGTGTAAATGACGTGGCTACGAGACACTTTGTGGCTGCACGCACTAAATAATATCGTACGTTCAAACAGCAGTGAAGCAGGTATACGCTGGCTGCTGTTTTAAATCCATTTCTTCTGACAtttggagctaagtgcaactcttcctctccccccctcctctcttagGCCCGAGCACCTGTCTGGACAACAATACCTACTTGAATCCTTCATCACACAACTCTTAAAATCCCTCTTAATCCCTGAAGTGTAGATCTTGTGTGTGTTGCAGCCCTGTTAGCATGCTGGATTTCTTTGTAGCCTAATGTAGTTCTGCTATGTTCCAGCATATACCTTCACAGCTTAACCTACATAAATCCATTGATCCGTGTCTCACCAATACAACTCCAGTATGTTAAGCATTGCCTAATCTGTCTCATGCTACCTGGATTTTCATATTGGAGAAATAATCCTGATGAAGTGGAGGGTGGGGGTGCGGGGGGGCAGAGTCACCTCAGGACCTGTTTAAAAGCTTCTTATCAGAGACCTGCACTCCCACCATTTAACTAAAAGGGGAGTGATAGCCTTTCAACTCACAAGCCACAGCTTTAATTAAAGCGGCTTGTGGGGGAGATGAAGTACAGTGGTGTGTATGAGTTGCCCCGCTAAAGAAAATCTAAATCACATCAAACAACACAGCTCAGTCCAGAGTGATTTTCAAGTTAACTAttaaagaagaaacaaaaaatcCCCTAATATCCTAAACTACACAGAACATACCAAACTTTCTGTAGCCATAAATAATGAGTAACTATTTAAACTATATCAATGTATAAATGATAAACACCCAAGTTTGAgggaatttaaataaaaaaattggatTTTCCTTAATAATAGGGATGCattgataccgataccggattggatatcgggccgatactgtaacaatggggctgatctattaaattcaattctacgtttttatactatatactgtatatgatatactggaatttgaattcctatttaaattttgaccattttgttgctgcattaaaacagtTTACACCTGaaatgtaattcctgttaattttgaagatttttttaccaagttgctggtgtacaatttatcattttaataataattaacatttcaatacatttatatctctGTATTAATTTGTTATAAGCCATGTTTAAGTCAAACCTGATGTCGCCTTACACATAGaggaatgatcccagtcacttacacacagtgaggcatacagcttattaattaaacactggtatcagatcggtactcggtatcggccgatactccaagcccaggtatcgctatcagttcgggactgaaaaagtcgaattggtgcatccctactgaattattgtttttctgtttaaGATTTAATGATCATAATTCCAATACCGATAGCCACAAAGTAATCAACAACAGGAAACAAGTACATTTACacaagtactgcacttaagtacaattttggcGTACTTTACTATATTGctgctttttacatttttactcgactgcatttatttgacagctatacttttcagattaatatTTCACATGCAAAATATATATGATAAGCTTCTAAAATATGGCACATTGTTAAAAATTAAAGTGTCTCATGAACCCACAAACAAGACTGTGTCTGGTTGGGTCCTTTGTCATGTTTCAGGTGTCTTGCGATGTTTCAGGTGTCTATGAGTTGTAGCAGCCAGTTCCACCAGAtctattgattgctgttgggctataatgagaatttcaacaaatataacaaaaatgtaggCTACCTGAAAAACACCGAGGCTCTGGAAGTCATTGTCTAGTTTCTTCTAAAAACATACTTGTTTGTTATTATTGGAAAGCACATGCTGATTTTCTCTGAGCTGCCagtttaagtttattttattgattttataatttattgtttattattttaatcttGCTAGTCATGTACTTTATCTTTCACTTTGGtattttatgtaattttctttttgtgaagcactttgtactTTGTCTTGATAAGTGCTCTATGAATAAAGTTTAtgattattagtattattataattattattaattaccTAGCTTTAACAAGAAggcaaaaatacatatttttttctttccttccccCTTAATCATCTCCTGATCCCTCAGATTTATGTGTGACCTTTTGGAGGGGCCCAACCCCGCTGGACTACACTACCCAACGgtgtataaaataattaaagtcacacacttttttactttttaaatatgCTACATTTTGCTGTTgatgtacttttactgaagtaggaGTTTGAATTCAGGACATTGAGTTGTTATGGAATATATTGTTGTGGTACTTGTACTTAGGTAAAGGATCTGAATCATACATTGATGTGTTtggaatataataatgtaatatatttaagtcacacacttttttattttttgaataGGCTCCATTTTGCTGTtgatacttgtgtacttttactgaagtaggaGTTAAAATTCAGGACATTTACttgtaatgtaatatattgTTGTGGTGCTTGTacttacagacgtaggcaaaatcgttggtacccttccgttaaagaaagaaaaacccacaaaggtcactgaaataacttgaaactgacaaaagtaataataaataaaaattcactgtaaattaactaatgaaaatcagatattgtttttgaattgtggttcagcagaatcatttaaaaaaaaaaactaatgaaactggcctagacaaaaatgatggtacccttaacttaatattttgttgcacaaccttttgaggcaatcactgcaaacaagtgatttctgtaactctcaatgagacttctgcacctgtccacaggtatgttggcccactcctcgtgagcaaactgctccagctgtctcaggtttgaagggtgccttctccagactgcatgtttcagctccttccacagatgttcaataggatttagatcagggctcatagaaggccacttcagaatagtccaatgttttgttcttagccattcttgggtgtttttagctgtgttttgggtcattatcctgtttgaggacccatgacctgcaactgagaccaagctttctgacactgggcagcacatttcgctccagaatgccttgatagtcttgagatttcattgtaccctgcacagattcaagacaccctgtgccagatgcaacaaagcagccccataacataaccgagcctcctccatgtttcacattaggtacagtgttcttttctttggatgcttcatctcttcgtctgtgaacatagagctgatgtgacttgccaaaaagctccagttttgtctcatctgtccaaaggacattctcccagaagctttgtggcttgtcaatatgcattttggaaaattccagtctcgcttttttatgatttggtgtcctcctcggttgtcttccattaagtccactttggctcaaacagtgacggatggtgcgatctgacactgatgtaccttgaccttggagttcacctctaatctctttggaagttgttctgggctctttggttaccattcgtattatccgtctcttcaatatgtcatcaattttccccttgcggccacgtccagggaggtaggctacagtcccatggaccttaaacttctgaataatatgagcagctgtagtcacaggaacatcaagctgcttggagatggtcttatagcctttacctttaacatgaaggtctataatgttctttctgatctcctgagacaactctctccttagctttctgtggtccatgttcagtgtggtacacaccatgataccaaacagcacagtgactacttttcaccctttaaataggcagactgactgattacaagtttgaagatacctgtggtgctgattacaggacacaccttagtttaacatgtccctatggtcacattattttacatcttttctagggctaccatcatttttgtccaggtcagtttcattagtttgttttttaaaatgattctgttgaaccacaattcaaaaacaatgtctgattttcattagttcattttcagtaaatttttatttattattacttttgtcagtttcaagttatttcagtgaccattgtgggtttttctttctttaacggaagggtaccaacaactttgcctacgtctaagttaaggatctgaatacttcctgtCATACACATGCCAAATCATACAGCAGTTTTACATCCTGTTCACTAACTGAAACCATGAACTGCAGTTACGTTTTGTTTTTGGGCCCACGCTAAACATAATTTGTTGTCCCTCTCATTACGGCTGCACTTTGATTGTACTTTTGCTAACTGTAACAGGCATTTCGTGTTCACTTTGCTGTATAGCTTTGATGAAATGTTATTGCTCACTTGCAAAGTTTGGCTGCAATATGGCGCAGGCATGGCGCTTTACTTGGCTCTTCAAATTTTAATGCACAACAGGAAATTCCCTAGGAGTAACAATAACTCACAAGAGACCACATTAGCTCAGTCAGTGTCTGGTAATAGCTGTTTAAAGGATCAAAACAATTTGCACTAGGTATCAGGAGcaaaaatgtgtcattattACACACCATTACTATGCAGTGTGAGAAAATATTTCCAAACTGATAGTCAGATACAGAATAAAGGCCTGTCAGCAGAACAGAAATGAAAGCCAGAACAAGGTCATATTTTCTTTCAGGGAAGAAAGAGGAAGCGAGACTTGTAGCCAAAatcatttatttaccttttagTTGCCATCGatattctttttttgtctttacatAAAGCTCGTCACAAAGGAATACATACATTCATTAGGTAGGTCAAGAGAAGGTAAAATGAGAGCTAGTGGGCATGTGATTCTGTTTAATGATCAATACTTGGAAGAAGACACAAAACTAGGCAACTGATTCTAAATGTAGCCTAGAGTCTTATCTAAACTGGCAATAGGTTTGATCAACAGAAAAGCAGAAGACAGGTAAAAAACATATGAAAGACAGCAATCGGTTTAAACAAGCCCCACAAGTGTCATTTATACTGTAGGAGTGGATAAGTAAAAGAGACTGCATTTACTAGTGTTTGGAGCTTGTTAAAAAGCAATGTTACACACACAAGGCTATGCTACTGTACTTTTGCCCCCTGAACAGTCAATGACAGAAACCCTGTATGGATAGAAGTGAAAGACCGCAGAGGAGAAGATGgtttgtgtcagtttagagAAGAaacaaaaggcttttttttaaaaaacaaacaaacaagaagtTATTGAGAAATATGGATGTTTGCTCGTTAACAGTCACTTCTGCTGCAACCTGGCAGCTTTAAACTTTGACACCCTTTTTGGGGCTTGCTGCGGCGGGGCGACGTCGGGCGCCACctcctcctgtttcctctccAGTATGGTCGGCAGAGCTGGTGGAGCGATGGTCAAATGGGGGACAGCAGAGGGCATCGGGTCCTTTTCTACTACTGTGCCTGAAAAGGCCTGGAGAAGAGAAATCATAGTGAGAAACCTGTGTAAAAGCttcataaagcagaatatttttggcgtcattgggcaaaaaatccataataacctttcagcatattgtaattcaagtgttctgagagaaaacgagacttctacacctcctcatggctctgttttcaggctttagaacaactagatcacttttttttaaatcatatttgcttaaattctacccactgctgctttaatgttgttttgtgtgacTGATGGTTGAAGGTTCAGGGTCACAAAAGGGTTCATAATGTATTATTTTCTCGTTCATATAACCTCTTGTGACTAACATTTAATGATTGTTCGACCACATGCAGCTCCCATTTTAACTTAAAGAGGCTTCTGTGGGAGTTTTGTTATGTTCTCATTAAGGGATCCGAGGCTCAAAGGTGCAATTTTCATAAAGCGTCTCATAATATATGCATATTGCAGATTCCTTCACACTGTAACTGAGATTAAAGACTATACAAAGAAACTTGACACATCtgttcagacaaaaaaaaaaaagactgcgagaactaaaactaaaacacagCCGCGTGTCGTTTACCTCAAATCGGCTGGTGGGGTGCAGCGGGACCGCCGTGGGACTGTCCTCCTCCGTGATGCCGTCGCTGGTGTCGCTGTGCGTCGCCTCGTCGTGGCTGAAGCTGCGTCCGATCATGCGGCGCTCATCGAAGTCGGCCGCGCTGCTCTCGCTCGTGTCGCTGCACACGCTGTTTTCTCGGCTGCGAGACTTCAGGATGGACTTTCTGGGGATGGGTTCCCCGTTCTTCACGTCCACAAACAACCTGACAAAGACAGCAGGACAGTTTCACCAATCAGAGGAGAGGAATCTcatttaaattagttttttttattgtgatatGTCTATGTGGTGTTTTTACCTGTAAATGTCCACCGGTGTTGTGATTTTGTGCAGCTCGTGATGGGAGTGTCCGTTACTGTGtccgtttttctttttcctctttgaGTGTTCCTTCTGCTCTTTCCTTTCACTGAACTTCAACATGGTGTTTTTTCCCGTGTTTATCCTCACCTGAAGCAAAAGAATGAGACAGCGGGTAAAGAGAACGTCGACAAAACAGGATTAAACTGCAGAATTAAAAGAAAAGTCTTCTTAAACAACAAGTTATTGTTAgaagttttttttatcactctGACCTTCTTGGGTTCGATTGTGTGGGAGAAGAAGATGGTAGGCAAACGGCTgccttcctcttcctcgtcgTCTTCGTCCGCTTTCCCGTCTGAGCTCGGCGGCGCTTTACTGTGAGGCCTGGAGGTCCATTTCGGCTTTGGACTCAGTCCGTTTACCGGGGGTGCCacatctccctctttctcctcttctgaGGAAAAGGACGACGTGTCCTCCCCATTCGTATCCGCATTGTAAGATAATCTGGAGAAAAACATTTGCGAgagatatttttattttgcccAAGGTTGGAAAATGTGCAATTATTAAAGCTACTAGGAGTGCGTTCAGCTACCTGTCCCGCTCatcttgtcgctcctccagtTTCTCCAGTTCATCCAATCTGGCCCACAACTCCTCCTCAGTCGTGGTGCCTTTTCGGCTCCTTCCTTCACTCTCCTcattctcctcatcctcctcttttaGATCAAACACGGCATCCAACTTGGGTTTAGAATTTGGTTTGAGAGCCATTCTTTGCTTTCCTGTTAAAGCAGGCAACATGGGAAAGAAAATCCTGAactttttttgcctaaatgtCAATCTGAGTTTGATATAGAATTCAgctttctttgctttttttcacaAGGCATGTACAAGTAAAATGAGACGCAGAAGAAAGGCTGAGAACGATACCTTTGGTGACAGCAGCGCCATTGTTTCCGGCATCTTCTCTAATCTCAACGTAGTCTCCTTTAttctaaagaagaagaagaaaagtcaAAATAATTGTCCCCATTTATTTCTTATGGAATATCTCATCTGTGAGACGACTTGTAGTAACGCAACATACGGAGATCCTTTCCAAATCCTTCACGACCTCAACTCTGGCTTCAAAGTTTTTCGCCGTCTTCGACAGATCATCGAGTTCGCTCTTCACATCTGCAgaaaaaacaagacacattATCATCAAAATGTGCATTCAGAGAGTTGGAAGCAGACTGACAAAACCCAATGTGCAAAAGCTGGGGACTAATAGAGgtttaaattaaacatttaaatgtaacaaTCAGCTGCTAAAGAGTTAAAATCCAAAACTAGTTGGGGGGGAaggaaaaaaattgaaaaatgaTGACACAAACAGTTCATAATATCTTCTGCCCTGAATACTACTCCGGATCATTAAATCTTGACAACAATTAAGCCCTTTTACTAATAGCAGCAGAGGGCCCTTGTTTCCATGGCGATCGGGAGCCCCTCCAGTCAGCGCATCAACTGGAAGTGAGGAAAGGTCAAACACAGAAGGCCTGACAACTCAGCCGCTGTCTGACACATTTCAGCCAGCTATGTTTGTATTACAGCACTTAGCTCTGTAATAGCGGGGTGGGCAGGGTCAGGAGATAGGAGGAAGGGGGTAGGGGAGGGGGGGACAGACGGCTGCGGATGGGCTGTGGCAGCATGTTTCTGCTTCACTAAACACTCTAATAATGTTCACATCAGAGATCGTTACTCGGGCCCATTTGACTGGATATGAGATTTTCAGACCTAGAATGAGCAGCGGGAGGAAACATGGCCGCGCATAACTCATGTTAGAATAAACACGTTGTTTTTTCCTTCAAAGACTCCTTGCACTCGATAGAACATCCATGTTGGATTTACAGGACTTGATTCTACCACAGGAGAGGAAAAATTTACAACAGAGGTATTGACAACGGCAACATGTAACACACGAGTGCAAGAGCAGCACAGCAAATGAGTGCTGCAAATGTGCCTCGCAGGGTGCAGCCCTTTAACCACATGTGAAATGAAGTACCCCGCATAAGTCAAAAATCATTCATGCTCCCAAGATTTCAGTACAGTTATTAGAAGCAGCATTACAGTTCACTAAACAAATCCTTAAAACATAGTATCTCAAAAGTTTCCCCCAAAAAATCTTGTGGTAACTAAAGGCTCAGCTGAAAGCAAGTTTGTCACTTCAGTGATTCTTCAGAGGAGAGCTTGATGCAGCGACGCCCTCTGCTGGACGAAGAAGAGCAGTGTTGTGAGCAGTTACATTCAAATTAAACAATGGCTGTCTTTTtcgagagaggacagagagcagCCTCTTCAAAAAGCAGACTCACATTTCATCCTGTGATCCACAATTTTCTGCGCCTGCTTGGCAGAGCACTTGGCGAACCAGTTGTCGCCGAGCAACGCTGTGACCTCGTTTGTGTGCACCAGCTTCCCGGGCATGAAGGCCAAAGGGCCAAAGGGCACCTGTTTATAGCACGGGGATGGGGGAGGGACGGGGACGGGGGACGGAAAAAGAGCAGAACGAAAGAGAAACTGTTAATAAAGCAGGTGGCAGAATGTGGACATGAAAGTAgcagaaaagaagaaataaaactcaGTAACAACAGTAGTAAAAATATGCAGAAAAGTTAAGAATAAGATCGTGGGTAACATCGATTTTGTTCCAGCTTGTTCAGATGGAGGAGTTAACatctggagagagaggggggatcTTAACTCTGGGGCATTTATTTGATAAAGGAGTTATGCTTACATTTGAACAAATCCAACCGAAATATGGTCTCCCTAGAAGTTAATTTCttcaaatatttacaaattCATAGTTTGATTGAGGATCAAACCAGTTACTTCTTTGACTGTCAGACTTCGCAGATAGAGTGTTTAATCCTCAGCAGAGGCAAGAAATCAGTTCTTCGGTATACTTAGTAACATGACTTCAGAATATTTACAACACATATGGAATAATGACTTCGATCTCACAATTAACAAAACATGGGTAGAAAAATATGGCAATTAGCGAAGGAAATTTCCATATGTAATAGAAACAGAGAGACTCAATTTAGGATATTGCATCGTTTACAGATCACTCCCCAGCTTAGGCACAGGATGAATCCAAGTATGACAGAAATGTGCTCAAAATGTCAAGTGGAGGTGGGAAGTTATAGGCACTCTATGTGGTCATGCATCAATATTGAGAAGTACTGGGGTCAAATTGTTGGTAAACTTAACTTAATGTCCACCTTGACACTGAACCTCAGGTGTTGCTTCTCAGTTTACCCAGTTCTCGTATTAAAGGCTTTCATTAAAGAAGGCTGTTCCGTATTCTTACACTTGCTGCCCGGAAAAATATATTGCTTAGACGGATCGATGATAAACCACCAACAATTGTGGGGTGGCATAAACTGATGTTTGAGCTAATACCAATGGAATATCTAacatacagatttaaatgtaaagtgGGTGATTTCTTTAAGACTTGGACATCCTTCTTTAAATATGCTGGTAAAAGACTTACAAATATTATACTAAAGAGTCTGATAGATTGCAATATTGAAAATTAGCAAAGTGGTATTTTTGGGTCTTAAGGCGAgatatttatttactgacttttatttatttttcttaaaaaaaaatgttgttgcatCACTGTTGATTGTAATCAACTGGGATGGACTGAGCGCCTCCTTAtctttatacatacatacatagatgcTATGCAATTTTTCACTACATATTTATGTGATTGTGTACAATCATCTCTTTGACTATATTATGTGCCATGTATATCACGTGTTAGGGATCCGATGTTTAGTTCTTGTGGCTactgtgtgttggtgtattgttggttttgtctgtatttgtgtttaaaagcataataaaaaactattgttgaaaaaaaaaaaaaagaataagattATGATGCTGGTAAATGGTTAACTTGCCATTTGCAACAGGTATTCATCTTAAAACCAACCCACAATGCACTCACCATGATGTCATAAGACAGCTGATCTGGAAGTGTTTGAAGGCGGTCACTCAGGGCTTCGTAGTCACCCGACACCTTCTTCCTGCAAAAGCATGGATTTACAATGGTGTTAGGCCAACAGCTATTCAAATTAATGAgttatttcttttcatttgaaGCCACAGCTCTCCTCTGAAGCCATTGTTCAAAATTCAAATTGGTTTGTTTGACTCAGTTCGGGATGTTAAACAGAACAATGGGGAGCAAACGGTATCTATGGAGTAATGAGGAAGTGTCTGTTTCCCCCCCCTtcagggaagaggagagatttGGCGTAACCCAAGAGGCCTCAAGATGTCGCTGCTATTCATTTGTATGTTAAACTTAAGAGAAGATCATGACAACAGAGTGACAAAAAGCAGCTAGCACTATACTATGATGCTTTCTTCCATGCAGATAAAGAACACAGAAATATATAGGAACTCTAAAAGTTTAAAGAAGTCttcaacaatataaaaatgtaacacaGCCAGGAAGTTATGTGATTCCCTTTGCACGATAAACAAAGACGACAGCAATGGGCTTCCAAAAGCCCTTATTATTGACTTTATCTGTTGCAATTTGCTGAATAGCGTTCCCTGTAAACTCAAACCTCAACCTTAATTAaaatagagctgaaacgattcattgattagttttcaactattaaaataatctgcaactattttgataatcgataaatCGGTTCGAGTCATTTTTCTTTacacctctatgacagtaaactgaatatcttttgagttgtggacaaaacaagacatttgaggacgtcgtcttgggctttgggaaccactgatccacatttttcacctttttcggacattttatagaccaaacaactaattgagaaaataatcgacagattaatctacaatgaaaataatcgtcagtAGCAGCCCTAAATTAGAATTTACCATATATCTAAGTAGTTTTTagtcaaaaaagaaaatggacgctaaaacaaaaactgttttttgaaGACAGTTACCATTAGCCTACATTCCCTAACTAGCACAGCGTTACAGTAGAAGGAAGaagataacatttttattatgaaaaataGACTTTTCCACTTGTTTCAACCATTTGGTTTGACTGAGTGTGCTCCACCTGTAATTACAGGTGAATGCTGGACTTTGTCCCGGGTGAACAGGTCCAACAAAATCAACAGCAGAGTGAGGCTACAGCCACACTAATaacgttttcattttaaaacagcgTAGAGAGATGTCAAGCACCGTCTGCCACATAGTCCTGAGAAGAGCTCTAATCAGCCAAATAAGTGAAATCACCAGTGTGGGTGTACCGTGGTTGGCAAGGGCCTTTCAAGACTGACAGTAAGGCTGCCCAAATGTGATTACAATGACACTGTGTTGCTCAACATTGAGATATTTTTTTACTTAGAAGTGTTTTGTTGTCCTTAAACTGATGGGCAGCAGCCTTCATTTCATCTACAAATCTTTCATTCTTCACATGGAATCAGAGCCAATCTAAGACCCAACTGCTGCTTTGCTACTACTAACTGTATCTGTAATCAGTAGTACTAGAATACTACCCACTGCTTACATCAATAGAAATGAATTCACTGTAATAGTGAAGTCCCTACACAGTCATGG
The nucleotide sequence above comes from Sebastes fasciatus isolate fSebFas1 chromosome 4, fSebFas1.pri, whole genome shotgun sequence. Encoded proteins:
- the uri1 gene encoding unconventional prefoldin RPB5 interactor 1; its protein translation is MAEKGKMNVEHLGGAVRLREEHQKVVKDCESRIQHWKKVSGDYEALSDRLQTLPDQLSYDIMVPFGPLAFMPGKLVHTNEVTALLGDNWFAKCSAKQAQKIVDHRMKYVKSELDDLSKTAKNFEARVEVVKDLERISNKGDYVEIREDAGNNGAAVTKGKQRMALKPNSKPKLDAVFDLKEEDEENEESEGRSRKGTTTEEELWARLDELEKLEERQDERDRLSYNADTNGEDTSSFSSEEEKEGDVAPPVNGLSPKPKWTSRPHSKAPPSSDGKADEDDEEEEGSRLPTIFFSHTIEPKKVRINTGKNTMLKFSERKEQKEHSKRKKKNGHSNGHSHHELHKITTPVDIYRLFVDVKNGEPIPRKSILKSRSRENSVCSDTSESSAADFDERRMIGRSFSHDEATHSDTSDGITEEDSPTAVPLHPTSRFEAFSGTVVEKDPMPSAVPHLTIAPPALPTILERKQEEVAPDVAPPQQAPKRVSKFKAARLQQK